The Scylla paramamosain isolate STU-SP2022 unplaced genomic scaffold, ASM3559412v1 Contig165, whole genome shotgun sequence DNA window GGCCCCTCGCCAGGGCCTCCTGAAGGTCCTTGGGGTGTGCCTGCTGGACGTATATCCTCAGTTGTTGGTTATCGATGGCATCAACGAACTGATCCCGCAGGAGAATGGTGATCATCTCCTCACTGGCCTCCGGGTACGCACGCCGCACCAGCACCTCCAAATCCTGCGCCAGGCGTGTCAGGGTCTCCCCCGGGCCTCGTAGCCTGGCCCGGAACCTTGTCCTGAACACCTCGGTTTGGTGCTGGTACCCGTACCTCCTctccagtgtcgccgtcactttACTATACGAGCACCGCTGGGCAGCTGGCAGCTGGTTCAGGACTTCTAATGCCGGTCCTTTGAGTGCCCACACCAGCTGCATGGCCATCTCAGGGCGACTCCACTGGCGGGCGCTGGCCAAGAGCTCAAACTGTGTCTTATACGCTTCCCAAGACACTGTTCCATCGAACTCCTGTGGCCGGCGCCTCGTCCCGTCCTTCAGCCTCCGTGACGTGGAGCTGGCAGCAGAGGGGTACGACTTTACTGAGGCTAGcggggatggtggaggtgataagaCGTTTACAGGAGAGCGTAGGGGAGATGGTATCACCTTGGCCAATGGAGAAAGGCTGTTTAGGCTTCCGTGAcaactattatcctcctcctcttcgtcactccCCCCCTCAGTCTCACTAGCACGCCCACTTGACCGGAACAGCGTGCCTTTATGCTGAGAGAGTACAGGAGGCGCCTGTGCCGCCACAACCTCATCCACATATCTCCTCAGTTCACTGGCCgctttttccacctctcccttcacctgatcCTTGGTGAACACTTCACTTAACACCTCGTCTTTAACGCGTGAACACTCCTCCTTCACGAGCCCCATAACCTCCTTAAATACACGGTCTACACTGCTCGTCACCGCTTGCAACTCAGCACGCTGTACCTCTCCCTGCGCCTTCAGGGCACTCATAACATCCGCTAGTGTGATTTCTTTCGCCGCCATGCTGACTTAATTACTGTAAGGCACCGTAACTTAACACAACACGCAGCTTACCATGGCAAAACACACTGCACCGTCCGCCCGCCCGCTGCGATCCACAAGTACGTTACCCGTACCACCGCTGCTCGCCTCCCCTGTgcaatacacacgcacactcggTAACACACCGCGACGCACACAGTTAGCACTTAACTCATCCCACTCCTGACACCactgtaacttcaccaccccgtgggccgtcacacttacacttttagggtccggtgcttcctgcatacgtgacggtgaacttaccctgcggcgctccgtgttctcccctggctcccctcagaaggcgagtagtaaaacacacttgtcggcttctggccctctattctccgttgctcacactacacagtagtcctatgctgtagctcggcaccccgggcctcttgtcgaccctcggaaggcttcttgacgcctcgctccagctcacaaaggaacatacaagtacaggaggcagtgtcggcgacgcgcgggctttcttccctcaccagtgttttcccgccactctgtctcccaaactgttccgccaccaatcccagggctgctacacgtcacgtgatactcccgagccccagggtaggcggccggcgaggtgacgtagtgtgacgtcatcctccacttcagctgggactcagtctgggtatcttcatgatcttgccctctcgtgacaatatatatatatatatatatatatatatatatatatatatatatatatatatatatatatatatatatatatatatatatatatatatatatatatatatataattttaaatCCATCATCAGAAATAAGATTTATTGTTCCTTCCAAGTTACAAATCTTTGTTCCTATTTGTCTGACATGTATGATACAGGTTCactatacattatatatatatatatatatatatatatatatatatatatatatatatatatatatatatatatatatatatatatatatatatatatatatatatatatatatatatatatatatagtgaaccTGTATCATACACGTCAGACAAATAGGAACAAAGATTTGTAACTTGGAAGGAACAATAAATGTTATTTCTGATGATGGATTTAAAATTATCCTGCATATTATTCAAAGAATACAAATATTTTTCCCAAGTATTTGAAAACAAATGCAAATACTTTGATGTCAGGTGACAAGTATTCAAATATGGATATGAATACACCCAAATACTGTATTCAAATGTATTTGAATATGAATACCCCATCCCTGGTCAAGAGTGGCCTGGAAACTAGTTCAGCTTTTCAGGGGAGGCATGTTGAGAGTGACTGGAGTATGATCGTTAGAAATGGAGAGGTCTTAGAATGGGATATAAGAAACTGGAAATATGAGATAGAGTAGTAAAGCATGTGGGACTGAGTGAATGgaggaataagatgaaaaaaaaagagtacttTGGAGTagtatagagagaaagaggcccAAGTCtatgaaaagtggtatgagGGAAGCCTGGTTGGTGATCTCTTCTGAATAAGAGCACAGTGTATGGatatgaatgcaaggagttacagatgaTCTGAGTCAccacagcaaagtgtgccagatgtgtgacatgggagagggtgagtatatggtggtggtgtgtgtgaagtatgccagagacagggatgagatgatgcaagtagTGCTGAGGGAGTTGGGGTATGTCAGAGtggaaaagacaggaagggaatggatggtgttacTGTGTTGTGCTGGAACTGTCAGGAGAGacaaatgaaaggatgattgaggctgtgAAAGTGTTCCTGGAGAAAATGTGGCATGCTAAGTGTAGGAACTAAGGGTGTGGTAGatgctgtctgtctttctgtttgttgttttttccccTACAAGAGTGCTGAtgcaaaggcctggctcagaaggaatcctgagccacctgtggaATCAAGAATCAAGATCAGGGACCATCATTACTACCTTCAGAAAGGATTTAAATATATTCATGCGCTCTGTTGATATgcatgaaataaaagagaaacaagcaACCATAAAAGTCACACTAGtgaaaaataacagtaacaatgagAAAATATATGTACTTTTAGATCAGGTTCATCTGCAGGAGGAAATGGTGGAGGATAAATTATCATGGGGacaaataggaaggaaaaattaaaataaagaagataatataATTCAAATAACAATCATGTAAAATTACTTTACAACATAGCCTAAAGGAAAGATGAGGCctataaatagattaatatcTTTATGGattcataaataaaacattatatatgtttttgagaACAATAAGACTTTAGAACAAAAATATTAAGTGAAATTGTAAGCTAGAAGTTAACAAATTAGATGTTGTTATATTGAGATGAGGAGGGCAGGCATGGGGGAataccatcctccctccctatcaATAAGGAAAACCCAGGAAAACAATGTTCCCAGCTTTTGTTATgccaatcacaaaaaaaaaaaaaaaatccttgtcaCAAGATGTTGTAGATTAAGTGGAAGCATGTAAGAGCTGATAACTCTATGTAATTCTGAAGAAATTTTGAGTTTAGTATTTGAATCCCAGATTTATCAATCAATCATGTTAGATTCTCTCAGTACATGGGACCATTTGTGAAAATGTTTAACAACCATTTAAGGGTAGAGAAAGGTGTTAAACTTTTAGGGACAATGCAGAAAAGTTATTCCAAGTTATGTGGAAGAACTACTTAGTAATGTGATGCAGTACTATAAAAGACTTACCACAAGATTTCAACTCAAATGCTAATTGACCTTCATTGTCCGCAGGTATGTATGTCACACCCAGAGAATCTTGTATTTTTTGAAGATGGGTCATATGAAAATACTCATTGGtgtctattataaaataattACTTGTTCATATGAAAATAACTGATTGTGAGTATTATAAAAGAATTATGTGAGATGCTAACCAACCCTTGTTGACCACAGAGAAGAATGTAAATTCCCTTTGCCAgttaattgttattatttcaggggggaaaataaaaaatttaggaTGTAAACAGACAGAGTGATAATCTATTAGACAAAACACCtgtaatacacacacatttgGATGCAACACCTACACAACTAGGATACTATTTACCAAAAATTAAGGTAACCCTCCCTGAGGCACACTCATATTAATCATTATAACTCATACATTTAAATTTTTCTCATGAACTGATTAGTGCATTCTCATTTTCCCAGTAAAGGGGTCCCACAAAGATACCACAATTAATATCAGTGTTTAAACTTGAGGCATATAATTATGAACCTGCCATTCAACTACTGAAGGATACTTATGGCAGGGAAGATAGAATTAGCTACCCAGTTTGCAGGGGCTTAACTATAACATTACCAGCCTCAAACAATTTATTTCCAAATATGAAAGTCTCTAGAAATCCTTAAATGCTCATGATATTAGAAATGATATGTGCTCAGTATTCTTCCTATATTACCTGCCAGTTTCcttaagagaaaatataaaaaaaagagctgcAGGAACAAGTCTTGAATATAGAGGAGGTTTTAAATTGCTTAAGAAATTAGATATGCACTATAGAGTGTAGTCCACCCACGGCTGAGAAGGAAATTGAATATTACAATGTAAGCAGCTTTAGCATCgagcaacaaaaagaagaaaaaaactaaatccCAGTGTAAGCTATGCTAGGGATAGTCATTCAAGGTTCAAATGCCATAAAAGACCCCAACAATTGAAACTGTAACGGGTGCTTTGACCCTGGATGTGGCAACAAAGGCTGTACCAATCCCACCCTCACCAAATGTAAGTTTTGTGAAAAAACACTATTATGCCTTTTAGCTAAAAcctaaaacaacaaacaacaaactgaTACCAAGGCAAGGGAGACAATAACACTAGTTGTGACAACTCCCAAGGAGAAGACCATATTACTTACCCTAATGTTACCTGTAATAGGAACGGgaggtaaaataataaaattaggGGGGGCTCTCCTCGACTAGTATTTACAGAAGATCTTTGTGCTCCAGTCCCCTTTGTCACTGATAAAGCATAAAATAACTggcaaggaaaaattaaaattacAGGGATTGACAGGTAGCAGAACAAGTCAGGAATATAACATAGCTTCTGTATCTTATAAatataaagggaaggaatacTCCTTAAAGCTTGTAGTAGTAAATCAAATGCCTCAACAAGTAGCTCATAGAGGACTAAGTAAAAATCTAGCTAGATTGGAGAGACTAGGTTGCATGTTAACTGATCCCAACAccataaaagataaaatttcTAATCCTTACTACAATTTAGTCAATCCTGGTTATGAAAGGGAGGGTACAATAGTTCTGTTACCCACCATATGTGGATATGCCCTGAGTGGCACATATAAAAATAAGGATAACAATCATGCTCAGGTGGAGGTAATCTCATTGCTAAAACTAGCAATTAGCCCAGTAGAAGAGAAATTCAGTAACCCAGATTATTGACCACGTCAGACAAATTTTGATAAACTCTGGGAATCAGACCGTATTGGGATGTTATCTAATAAAAATAACCCAAGAAACTGAGGATACCATCAAGATATATGGAAAATCCATAAcatatgataataaaaaaaataataaatactgtGTCTGTCTGCCCTGGAGGGAAAACAAGGTCCAATAACCAAGAAATTTCAGCTTAGCACTAGGTAGGTTAAGAAGCTTTCAAAACATCTTTATTAAAAACCAGATTattttaaccagtattctaagGTGATTGTTGATTAGATAAACAGGGATTTCATAGAGAGAGTGGATCCATATAATGATAACCACAATGGTATTCACTATTTACTACATCATGGGTTAAGAAGTAAGAATATTTTATGGTTGTTGTTATGATCACACAACACATAAGAAATAATAgatataataaataacaatacaacTTATAACTTtacttttacaaaaaaaaaaaaaattataatgaaaagataacgAACCCATACAGCTTATAAACTAAACCAACACCAAGACCTAACATACAAAATAACTGCTAAAGATCCTAcctaagggagagagaaaaagggtggAGGACTGAAGCTAATCTTTTCGGAATCAATACATTACATGAATTTGAGTTAAACAGTTGAGATGAACATCTGGTGCTTTCACTTGATCAGCCCAGAGAAGTCCACTCTTGTCTAACCACCAGGGTAAGGGTGACACAGCAGGTcgagggtggtggagagagagagcttggtgTGAACCGCCCACTCCTTGACTGGGCAACTCTGCCATTGCCTCAGAACAGGACCTCTTGGAGCCTCACAACTAAATGAGCAGGATCAAGACAGATGACATGGCATGATAACTGGCCAGGGCTTGGCCTGAGGGTAGCAACCAGCGGGATAGGGGGAGTGGTCATAACATCTCCCCGTGGGCAAAGACCGATGACTGGGGAAGAAACTCACATCAGGTGTAGGTATCTTAGGGCCTGGAGGCTGAGGGGTCTGAGAGAGGGAGTTTGCTAGGATGTTGTCAACTCTCTGGATGTGTTGGATCCTAAGCCTGAAGGACTGTAGGTAGAGGGCCCAGCAGAGGTTCGCTGGTTCTTTAGCTTGGAGCGGTCTATGAATGTGAGAGGGTTATGGTCAGAGTACACTTGTATGATGTCAGGATGGTGGAGCAGGCAATACTTAAACTTTTGTAGGGCAAATACGAGGGCAAGCCCTTCCTTTTCATTGGTGGGGTAGGACGCCTGGTGTGGTTTGAGATTGGTGGAGTGGTAAGCAACAGGATGTAGGATGCCACTAGAGGGGTTCGGCTGTAATAGGCACATACCCATCCCCACTCTGCTGGCATCGATTTGTAGGTGGAAAGGCCGGGTGTAGACAGGGCCTCTCAACACTTGAGATAGGTGAAGCCCTGCTGGCATTCCTGGGTCCATTGGAATGTTTGCTTGGTGCTCTTCAATGCAGTTAGGGGTGCAGCTATGGCAGAGTTGGGGCCTGTCACCCACTGTGTAGCCCAGTTATGTGACAGTACTTCTGGTAAACCAAGACTTGGCCACATTCAGGGACTGGCCAGCTTGACTCAGGTGTGTGAAGAGAAGGTGCAGATGCTGGAGGTGCTTCTCCCAGGTGTTCATGGCAACCACCAAATCATCAATGTAGGCAGCAGTTCTGGCCAACCCATGGGTGACGTGGTTGACAACTCTTCTCTGGAATGTTGCTGAGGCACTGACCAATACGAAGCTGAGAACATCATAGGGGAAGAAGCCTTGGGGCATGATGAATGAGCAAATCTCCTTCTCCCTGTCAACAACAAAGGTCTAAGGTTGTAATGTATTTTGACACACTAATCCTACCTATCAGGTCCTCTACCAACAGTAAGGGGAATGAGTCAAGGACAGTGAggctatttacttttttgaagTCAGTGCAGAACTGATATGAACTATCTGTTTTGGGTACAAGAATACAGGATGAAGGCCAAAGTGAGATACTTGTgtagtgctgagaaattaattatgtatatttctactttttttcctaggctagggcccatgtagtgtgcgggggtgaccagaatctcagtaccatgtgactaacccctccccttcccctcctctcctcagtgtccttttgtccttgctttccctccccccccctctcagcgtcactgtgttgaccacttctataacaaatttaccccgtgaataaacgtaatttctcctgcttggccaggttatagaggcgaatttttcacctaatcccagagaatggggagcccttaatatgataaaattaattctataatggtaaggtcttaaaccagcccaaacaaatcccagataattacgccgcgccaatgaggttgacgaatctgataagtcttctttgcttcgctgccctgtcaccccttgttgctacgcaagccgggaagagataccagactttgactaattccccaattgatttcaaaagtccattgaattaaacttcttaaagtaacaactataaagtaaacagtaacttaattattcatatttttcatccctgaactcacaacctagtcgccccccccccactaaaaacaaaattataacttaataaatttccccattggaaacctttatccttagtttcccgccgatttcctcacaagcaaagccagtctctctcggattctcctcaggtgagcatgcagtctgatagtctccccctccattcctgtaatattaagtaagtgtttatttaacaataattttactaaagccagtctctctcggattctcctcagaccctctcggattctcctcagatattcctgatgataaactgttttctgagtggatagatattcgcattttttcgttctttttttgttggttttctccacgggactagtgaaaccacctggttcgagatcaccgtgtgagactgtcctcaggtatatacatactttttggatatatatttgttatttatttatttattctctggtctcccccacaactcagtagtcgcgaaaatatctccatcgtagtttttatgtaattgaagaatacgctaccatttattttgtatttctgaattgctttctttttattattattatttcggattattccattatttattaaaaatcataaaagtgtcagtatttgtatttctcttaatccagtgataggatttgtaattaccGTCTGCCacaagtgaattttttttccgtgggcactaaactggtggcagcggtgggatttatttcgcgactaaccgaaagaggtggagactggaaataattgtaaatgttgaaggtgatgatgatgccaaGCGAGACATTCAAAGGAGGGCGTGCACGTGCATGGTGGTGAGCAGGTGATGATTGGAGAGGCACAGAACgttcaggatggaggaggaggaggagcaggagtctttgtgtataggaaggagaaagaaggaggataggagtaataagtaataatgcaaggagaatggaggaggaggaggagcaggagtctttgtgtataggaaggagaaagaaggaggataggagtaataagtaataatgcaaggagaaaggaggtggaggaggagtaatgaataacaatgattaagaggaaaaccagaggaggagaaatagtaatgaactataattttttttcttgagtaatgacaaaacatgcacatgagctttctggccacctgggtcagaaaaagacaattaaaaaggccgaagaattgttttactggtgtaatctcaagtttgacgtaacccagtacgtaaagaattaccttcagtagagaagcccttagataggataggtatagacctgacggatatgattgcaggcagtggtggctaccgatatgtgttgactatcgtagatcactttagccgatttgtgaagttctatccactcaaaaacaaactatcagagggaattgtagaggcgctgcagcagtacattaccgacttcgggactcctcactccatcgtcctggacaacgggggcgagttcacctcccagatcttccaacaattctgccagcaacacctcatcaccctctgttacaccactccctaccacccgcaagggaacgccatcaccgaacgactccatcgcacgctcaaatccatcttggcttccatgtgccgaggttacccgctacggtggcctcgcctactccctgtgtgtcaggccactatgaatgccgccgtccataccagtatcgcccaacaacctttcttcgcgtttttctcccggcatgcgccccgagtggtgggtgccaggctacccgcagttgatggtgacgagcaagacgtggatgtggtccgccggctgatccgggaaacacacgagaaaatgactcggaaataccgcaatgcggccaacaggaaacgcaaggagcagaaggtagacattggggcgttggtgtgggtgaagcgagaaactacagagtcaggagtgtgtaagaaactgtgtgttcgttgggacggcccatataaggtggtggaagttttaagaggaggcggtggttatgtggtgaaagaccctttctcgggaaagatggtgcaaagagcggcagaaaagatcaaacagtttcacagtgaggaagagtacgtagttgcagctcaagacacagtgttccaacctgatatagaaactgaagtgttaccgcctagagtgtgtaaccgtcccagacgctatattgaggaatgttaatgtcgctggaaagacggtatagaaaagagcagagtgcttggggtaaatagagtcccccccttacttttgcatggtctggctggactggttgtaatgaatcgtggtatgacgggtatgggtactatgtgagaggtgatgtaagaatttgagaaggaataaggaaccactttaattcgcagactactactgcactcgacaATCCGTTCGGGCCATTCTGTGGTGgattacttcaggacgtggcgagcgcttcgcgtaatcatctatagtatctcgtggtatgagtgaatgtgtggatgagtaaatgactgtccgagtggaaggaaccgagtactggggtggccgaatctcgtttcagagagtgatggagtgacttaaggttaagtcctcacaccacaggaggtcaagaggctggttggggtggaatttcttttctttttccttgagatgagagaaagagccgagttatgtctccaagggacattgtggtgatatggcccacaagccattgtatgggagagaatgtcagagttatttcccgacagagatcacgtgcagttcgtcagcctggcttggttatgtggtggtgaggggagtttctaattactcggatgtgaaggtgttattttattttttttggtaaggagaaaagagagaggtgaaaaattctagaacggatgaaaggctcgtgtagtgctgagaaattaattatgtatatttctactttttttcctaggctagggcccatgtagtgtgcgggggtgaccagaatctcagtaccatgtgactaacccctccccttcccctcctctcctcagtgtccttttgtccttgctttccccccccccctctcagcgtcactgtgttgaccacttctataacaaatttaccccgtgaataaacgtaatttctcctgcttggccaggttatagaggcgaatttttcacctaatcccagagaatggggagcccttaatatgataaaattaattctataatggtaaggtct harbors:
- the LOC135099640 gene encoding uncharacterized protein LOC135099640, translated to MGLVKEECSRVKDEVLSEVFTKDQVKGEVEKAASELRRYVDEVVAAQAPPVLSQHKGTLFRSSGRASETEGGSDEEEEDNSCHGSLNSLSPLAKVIPSPLRSPVNVLSPPPSPLASVKSYPSAASSTSRRLKDGTRRRPQEFDGTVSWEAYKTQFELLASARQWSRPEMAMQLVWALKGPALEVLNQLPAAQRCSYSKVTATLERRYGYQHQTEVFRTRFRARLRGPGETLTRLAQDLEVLVRRAYPEASEEMITILLRDQFVDAIDNQQLRIYVQQAHPKDLQEALARGLEMESFLRTTRERPSGNYVPQRVKAKKGAVRKAYSSPSPPLGEFRGKCYSCGQPGHTKRYCPQGSSSGRAVNGRAGQYQYKPCCWNCGQGHKTAECALVSPRDSKEAGGNGKRLVEGVERQPESQRPQSA